TTGGTGTAGCCCACCGCACGCAGCGCAGCGCCGTTGAGCAATGCGCGGTCGTACAGGTGCAGGATGAAGACCGGCGTGTCGGGCGCGACGGCGTTCAGCTCCTCGATGGTCGGCAGGCGCTTTTCCACGAACTGGTGTTCGGTGAAGCCGCCCACCACGCGCACCCATTGCGGCGCGGGCGTGTTCGCAACCTGCCGCTTGAGCATGCCCATGGCGTCGGCCAGGCTGCGCACGCCGTCCCAGCGCAGCTCCATGTTGAAGTTCAGGCCGCCGCGAATGATGTGCAGGTGGTTGTCGATCAGCCCCGGCAGCACGCGCTTGCCGTGCAGGTCGATCACGCGGGTGCGGCTGCCGGCCATCGGCAGGATGTCGTGCGAGCGGCCGACGTGGGTGAAGCGGCCGTCCTTGATGGCCACGGCGTCGGCCGTGGGGTTGGCGCGGTCGAGGGTGGTGAACAGCCCGCGATGAAGGATCAGGTCGGGCGGGGTCGTCATGTTCTCAGCCATGGCGGGTTTCCTTGTTGGGGGTTTCGGCGGCGGTTTGGGCGGGCAGGCATTTCGGCAACTCGCCGAACACGTGCGGCTTGACCTGATGGTTCAGCCACGAGGTGGCCACGGCGTCGGGCTTGACCCAGCTCTTGATGAGCGGCGGGATCTGCTCGCCGAGCAGGATCCCGAGAAGCCCCACCAGGGCGATGACCGGCGGCGCCGGCGAGCGCACCTGGAACAGTGCGTAGATCACGCCGACCAGCAGGCCGAGCGCAAGCG
This is a stretch of genomic DNA from Variovorax paradoxus. It encodes these proteins:
- a CDS encoding XapX domain-containing protein — protein: MKPYVLSLALGLLVGVIYALFQVRSPAPPVIALVGLLGILLGEQIPPLIKSWVKPDAVATSWLNHQVKPHVFGELPKCLPAQTAAETPNKETRHG